In Pseudomonas leptonychotis, the genomic stretch CACCTACAGCCGCGCCCAGCTTGTCGGCCAGGGCGTACAGGTGCTTGAAGTTGTCACCGTTTTGCATGCCACGGCCGCCGGAAACGACGATCTTGGCAGCAGTCAGTTCAGGACGGTCGGACTTGGCCAGCTCTTCACCGACAAAAGCCGATTTACCAGCGTCAGTTGCGCCGCCGACTGCTTCAACGGCAGCAGAACCACCTTCAGCAGCAACCGGATCAAAACCCGTGCTACGCACAGTGATCACTTTCACGGCAGCCGAAGACTGCACAGTAGCGATGGCGTTACCGGCGTAGATCGGACGCTTGAAAGTGTCAGCGCTTTCAACAGCGATGATTTCCGAGATCTGATCAACGTCCAGCGCAGCGGCAACGCGCGGCAGGATGTTCTTACCGTTGCTGGTAGCAGCAGCCAGGATGTGGCTGTAGCCCTTGCCCAGCTCGGCAATCAATGGCGCAACGTTTTCCGGCAACTGGTGAGCAAAAGCAGCGTCGTCAGCAACCAGCACCTTGGCCACGCCAGCAATTTTGCCAGCAGCTTCGGCGGCTGCGCCGCATGCGGCACCGGCAACCAGAACGTGGATGTCGCCGCCGATCTTCGCAGCAGCTGCCACGGTGTTCAGCGTGGCAGGAGCCAGGGCGGCATTGGTGTGTTCAGCGATAACCAGGATAGTCATTTAGATTACCTTCGCCTCGTTCTTCAGTTTCTCGACCAGTTCAGCCACGGACTTGACCTTGATACCAGCGCTGCGAGTAGCAGGCGCTTCGACTTTCAGGGTCTTGACGGTGGAAGCAGTGGAAACACCCAGGTCAGCCGGGGTAACGCTTTCCAGCGGCTTCTTCTTGGCCTTCATGATGTTCGGCAGCGACGCGTAGCGCGGCTCGTTGAGGCGCAGATCGGTGGTCACGATAGCCGGTAAGCTCAACGCAACAGTCTGCAGACCGCCGTCGATTTCGCGGGTTACGTTAACCTTGTCGCCAGCCACTTCAACCTTGGAGGCGAAGGTGCCCTGGCCAAAGCCAGTCAGCGCGCCCAGCATTTGCCCGGTTTGGTTGTTGTCGCTATCGATGGCCTGTTTGCCCATGATCACCAACTGCGGTTGCTCTTTGTCGACCACTGCCTTAAGCAGTTTGGCCACAGCCAGGGAGTTCAGCTCATCGCTGGACTCAACCAGAATGGCGCGATCAGCACCCAGCGCCAGCGCGGTACGCAACTGCTCTTGAGCAGTGGCCGGGCCGATGGTGACGACAACGATTTCGCTCGCCACGCCTTTTTCTTTCAGACGTACAGCTTCTTCCACGGCGATTTCGCAGAAGGGGTTCATCGACATCTTGACGTTGGCAAGATCAACGCCGCTGTTGTCCGCTTTGACGCGAACTTTGACGTTGTAGTCGACCACTCGTTTGACAGCTACAAGAACCTTCATGGATTCCTCGTTACTCTCCGGTGAATAAGAATGTCGCCAGAAGCGAACATGGCGGGAACAGCAGGCCGGCCGGAACCGGGAGTCGGCCAATAACGGCAGACATAAAACCGCCCACATCTTGACCGCACGACCTAGACTGGTCAATACAACGGAGCGGCCAATCGTCAGCGATGTAGTAAGATTCTAACAGCCCTACAGAAAATTCAAACAAACGTTTGTATTGGCCCATTCGAAGGGTCTGGATATAATGCGCCAGCATCGCTCACGGAACGAGCTCGATCGCCAAATAAAATTAGAGAGCCCTGAGTAGGAGATAGCCTGTGGAACGCGAATTTATGGAATTCGACGTCGTCATCGTCGGCGCCGGCCCAGCTGGTTTGTCCGCCGCCTGCCGACTGAAGCAGAAAGCCGCCGAAGCCGGCAAAGAAATCAGCGTCTGCGTGGTCGAAAAAGGCTCCGAAGTCGGCGCACACATTCTGTCCGGCGCGGTGTTCGAACCACGTGCATTGAACGAACTGTTCCCTGACTGGAAAGAGCTCGGCGCACCGCTGAATACCCCGGTCAAGCGCGATGACATCTACGTACTGACCAGTGCGGAAAAATCTACTCGGGTGCCCGACCTGTTTGTGCCCAAGACCATGCACAACGAAGGCAACTACATTATCTCGCTGGGTAACCTGTGCCGCTGGCTGGCTCAGCAGGCAGAGAATCTCGGTGTAGAAATCTACCCTGGCTTCGCCGCTCAGGAAGCGCTGATCAACGAAGCAGGCGCGGTCTACGGCATTCTCACCGGTGACCTCGGCGTCGACCGTGAAGGCAACCCGAAAGAGGGTTATTACACCCCTGGCATGGAACTGCGTGCCAAATACACCCTATTCGCAGAAGGCTGCCGTGGCCACATCGGCAAGCAACTAATCAAACAATACAACCTCGACTCCGAAGCCGACGCCCAGCATTACGGCATTGGCATCAAGGAAATCTGGGACATCGACCCCGCTAAACACGAACAAGGCCTGGTCGTTCACACTGCCGGCTGGCCGCTGGATATCGTTGCCAGTGAAAACACCGGCGGCTCCTTCCTCTACCACCTGGAAAATAACCAGGTAGTAGTCGGCCTGATTGTCGATCTGTCTTACAGCAACCCGCATCTTTCGCCGTTTGATGAATTCCAGCGCTACAAGCATCACCCGGTGATTGCCCAGTACCTGGAAGGCGGCAAGCGCGTTTCTTATGGCGCCCGCGCCATTTGCAAGGGCGGCCTCAACTCGCTGCCGAAGATGGTCTTCAACGGTGGCGCCCTCATCGGTTGCGACCTTGGCACCCTGAACTTCGCCAAGATCAAGGGCAGCCACACCGCCATGAAATCCGGCATGCTCGCTGCCGACGCCGTGGCTGACGCACTGTTTGCTGGCAAAGAAGGCGGTGATCAGCTGACTGGCTACGTAGACGCATTCAAGGCCAGCTGGCTGTACGACGAGCTGTTCCGCAGCCGTAACTTCGGCCCGGCACTGCACAAGTTTGGCCCGCTGATCGGTGGTGGTATCAACTGGCTCGACCAGAACATCTTCGGTGGCAAGATTCCTTTCACCCTGCATGACACCAAGCCGGATTACGCGTGCTTGAAGCTAGCTGCAGACGCGCCGAAAATCAGCTACCCGAAACCCGACGGCAAGCTCAGCTTCGACAAGCTCAGCTCGGTATTCCTCTCCAACACCAACCATGAAGAGGAACAACCCTGCCACCTGAAGCTCACCGACCCGAGCATTCCGCTGGACAAAAACCTGCCGATGTACGACGAACCGGCACAGCGTTACTGCCCGGCCGGCGTATACGAAATCGTGACCAAGGAAGACGGCGAGAAGAAATTCCAGATCAACGCGCAGAACTGCGTGCACTGCAAAACCTGTGACATCAAGGACCCTGCCCAGAACATCAACTGGGTCGCCCCTGAAGGCACAGGCGGGCCTAACTACCCCAACATGTAAGAACCGCCTCGTATCGCTGCGCGTCGGCGAGAAAAGCTCTTAAAGCACGGAAAAGGCTCTCTCGGGAGCCTTTTTTATTTACATTGTCCCGTCCTGAATAAGGTTTACACCTTTATGTCCTTTTTCAGGAGAGTTCCATGACAGAAGGTGAACGACGCAGTCAGCGAGATTATTCGTTGGCTTTTAAACTGGCGATTGTCGATCAGGTCGAAAAAGGCGAACTTAGCTACAAAGCAGCTCAAGACCGCTATGGCATCCAGGGACGATCAACCGTGTTGGTTTGGTTGCGCAAGCATGGTCGTCAAGATTGGAGCCAAGGCGCCTCCATCCGAGCTGGCAGGAGCCGTGTCATGACCGGCCCCAAGTTACCGCTGACTCCCGAGCAGCGCATCAAAGAGCTGGAGCAGCGGCTCGAAGTGGCGACACAGAAAGCCCAGCTTTTCGAAGCCGTGGTGGATGTATTGAAGACCGACTACGGTGTCTCGATCGTAAAAAAGCGACCCGGCAAGTCCTCACGCATAGACACGTCGAAGGGCTAACTATTGGCAGGGCTTGCCAGTTCATGGGGATTAGTCGTCAGGCTCACTACAAACGCAATCGAGCGATTGACGGTAGGACAGATGAAGCAGAAAGCGTCGCGCGGTACGTTCGCCACATTCGGATGCGCCAGCCGCGAGTGGGCACCCGCAAACTGCATTATCTTCTGCATCAACAATCGAACCCTGAGCTGAAAGTAGGCCGTGATCGACTCCTCAGCATCTTGGCCGAGCATCGTCTACTGGTGCTGCCCAAGAGGGCATACCACAAAACCACGCAGAGTTTTCATCGCTTTTATCGGCACCCCAACCTGCTCAAGGAAGGGCCTGGACAGGTGATTGCAACAGCCTCCGAAGATGTCTGGGTGGCCGACATCACGTATCTCCCCGGGCAGCGTGATCCGTTGTATTTGAGCCTGGTTACAGACGCGTTCTCACGCAAAATAGTGGGTCATCACGTGCACCAAAGTCTGCATGCAGACTCCGTTGCTAAAGCCTTCACGGCGGCGTTACGTACACGGCGTAAAGCAGTTCGCTGATTCATCACTCAGATCGTGGGATCCAGTACTGCTCAGCGCTGTACCAAGCGTTGCTCCAACGCCATGAGGTGCGCTGCTCAATGACTGACGGCTATGACTGCTACCAGAATGCGCTGGCTGAGCGGGTGAATGGGATTTTGAAGATGGAGTTTTTGCCTGAGCGCTTTGAAAGCCTTGAACAGGCCCGACAGCTCGTTGGTGAGGCTGTGCATATCTATAACACCGAGCG encodes the following:
- a CDS encoding electron transfer flavoprotein subunit alpha/FixB family protein, which gives rise to MTILVIAEHTNAALAPATLNTVAAAAKIGGDIHVLVAGAACGAAAEAAGKIAGVAKVLVADDAAFAHQLPENVAPLIAELGKGYSHILAAATSNGKNILPRVAAALDVDQISEIIAVESADTFKRPIYAGNAIATVQSSAAVKVITVRSTGFDPVAAEGGSAAVEAVGGATDAGKSAFVGEELAKSDRPELTAAKIVVSGGRGMQNGDNFKHLYALADKLGAAVGASRAAVDAGFVPNDMQVGQTGKIVAPQLYIAVGISGAIQHLAGMKDSKVIVAINKDEEAPIFQVADYGLVADLFDAVPELEKLV
- a CDS encoding electron transfer flavoprotein subunit beta/FixA family protein, which encodes MKVLVAVKRVVDYNVKVRVKADNSGVDLANVKMSMNPFCEIAVEEAVRLKEKGVASEIVVVTIGPATAQEQLRTALALGADRAILVESSDELNSLAVAKLLKAVVDKEQPQLVIMGKQAIDSDNNQTGQMLGALTGFGQGTFASKVEVAGDKVNVTREIDGGLQTVALSLPAIVTTDLRLNEPRYASLPNIMKAKKKPLESVTPADLGVSTASTVKTLKVEAPATRSAGIKVKSVAELVEKLKNEAKVI
- a CDS encoding electron transfer flavoprotein-ubiquinone oxidoreductase; this encodes MEREFMEFDVVIVGAGPAGLSAACRLKQKAAEAGKEISVCVVEKGSEVGAHILSGAVFEPRALNELFPDWKELGAPLNTPVKRDDIYVLTSAEKSTRVPDLFVPKTMHNEGNYIISLGNLCRWLAQQAENLGVEIYPGFAAQEALINEAGAVYGILTGDLGVDREGNPKEGYYTPGMELRAKYTLFAEGCRGHIGKQLIKQYNLDSEADAQHYGIGIKEIWDIDPAKHEQGLVVHTAGWPLDIVASENTGGSFLYHLENNQVVVGLIVDLSYSNPHLSPFDEFQRYKHHPVIAQYLEGGKRVSYGARAICKGGLNSLPKMVFNGGALIGCDLGTLNFAKIKGSHTAMKSGMLAADAVADALFAGKEGGDQLTGYVDAFKASWLYDELFRSRNFGPALHKFGPLIGGGINWLDQNIFGGKIPFTLHDTKPDYACLKLAADAPKISYPKPDGKLSFDKLSSVFLSNTNHEEEQPCHLKLTDPSIPLDKNLPMYDEPAQRYCPAGVYEIVTKEDGEKKFQINAQNCVHCKTCDIKDPAQNINWVAPEGTGGPNYPNM